A window of the Verminephrobacter eiseniae EF01-2 genome harbors these coding sequences:
- the fliF gene encoding flagellar basal-body MS-ring/collar protein FliF, translated as MSAVAELPPDPLPPPPTTGPLWWQRLSALNRAQRMRLGAGVALLVLAAVAALVLGHQPDYRVLFGNLSDKDGGTIVAQLSQMNVPYRLAEGGGAILVPADRVHEVRLRLASQGLPKGSVVGFELMESSKFGVTQFQERLNFRRGLEGELTRSIQALSPVQSARVHLALPEQNGFFREQQKPSASVLVSLYPGRFLERAQLAGIVHLVAASVPEMAPSAVSVLDDTGKLLSRSPDGAADAEVNAQQLLHVQRIEQQYTRRILDILEPVVGRDNVKAQVTADVDFTQTESSSEQFRPNQQPESGAVRSQQLLESRSGANKLPTGIPGAVSNQPPVPSTAPINGPNPAPNAGGQQGPDEQTNKRESTTNYELDRTVRVVRGSTGTVKRLSAAVVVNYQSVLDKGRAVSRALTPEQIGQMTALVRESIGFDSARGDSVNLMNTPFQLTVTPPEALAWWQRPALIDLAKTLAWPVGALLFAALVLLGLVWPVLRPPRAVAGRQLDALEAETPERPALPAPIIRNEPLLPTPEQLRLQEARALARENPAAVANILKTWLSGEPA; from the coding sequence ATGTCGGCTGTTGCAGAGCTCCCCCCCGATCCGCTCCCGCCGCCGCCGACGACGGGGCCGCTGTGGTGGCAGCGCCTGTCGGCGCTGAACCGGGCGCAGCGCATGCGGCTGGGTGCGGGCGTGGCGCTGCTGGTGCTGGCGGCTGTCGCGGCCCTGGTTCTGGGGCACCAGCCGGACTATCGGGTGCTGTTTGGCAACCTGAGCGACAAGGATGGCGGCACCATCGTGGCCCAACTGTCGCAAATGAATGTGCCCTACCGGCTGGCCGAGGGCGGCGGCGCCATTTTGGTCCCTGCCGATCGGGTGCACGAGGTGCGGCTGCGCCTGGCAAGCCAGGGTCTGCCCAAGGGGTCGGTGGTCGGTTTCGAGCTGATGGAGTCGAGCAAATTCGGGGTGACGCAGTTTCAGGAGCGGCTGAACTTTCGGCGCGGCCTCGAGGGTGAGCTGACGCGCTCGATACAGGCGCTGTCGCCGGTGCAAAGCGCGCGCGTGCATCTGGCGCTGCCCGAGCAGAACGGGTTTTTCCGCGAGCAGCAAAAGCCTTCGGCCTCGGTGCTGGTGAGTCTGTATCCGGGCCGTTTTCTGGAGCGCGCCCAGTTGGCCGGCATCGTGCATCTGGTGGCGGCCAGCGTGCCCGAGATGGCGCCCTCGGCGGTCAGCGTGCTCGACGACACCGGCAAGCTGCTCTCGCGTTCGCCCGACGGCGCAGCGGACGCCGAGGTGAATGCGCAGCAACTGCTGCATGTGCAGCGCATCGAGCAGCAGTACACCCGCCGCATCCTGGACATTCTGGAGCCGGTGGTCGGCCGCGACAACGTCAAGGCGCAGGTGACGGCCGATGTCGATTTCACGCAGACCGAGTCGAGCTCCGAGCAGTTTCGCCCGAACCAGCAGCCGGAATCGGGCGCGGTGCGCAGCCAGCAACTGCTGGAAAGCAGGAGCGGCGCCAACAAGCTGCCCACCGGCATTCCGGGCGCGGTGAGCAATCAGCCGCCGGTGCCGTCCACGGCCCCCATCAATGGCCCCAACCCGGCGCCCAACGCAGGCGGCCAGCAAGGCCCGGACGAGCAGACCAACAAGCGTGAATCGACCACCAACTACGAGCTCGACCGGACGGTGCGCGTGGTGCGCGGCAGCACCGGGACCGTCAAGCGGCTCAGCGCTGCGGTGGTGGTCAACTACCAGTCGGTGCTGGACAAGGGCCGGGCCGTGAGCCGCGCGCTGACGCCCGAGCAGATCGGGCAGATGACGGCGCTGGTGCGCGAAAGCATTGGCTTCGACAGCGCGCGCGGCGATTCGGTGAACCTGATGAACACCCCGTTCCAACTGACGGTGACGCCGCCCGAGGCACTGGCCTGGTGGCAGCGGCCCGCGCTGATCGATCTGGCCAAGACCCTGGCCTGGCCCGTGGGTGCGCTGCTGTTCGCTGCGCTGGTGCTGCTGGGTCTGGTGTGGCCGGTGCTCAGGCCCCCCCGCGCCGTGGCGGGGCGCCAACTCGATGCGCTGGAGGCCGAGACCCCGGAGCGCCCGGCGTTGCCGGCACCGATCATCAGGAATGAGCCACTGCTGCCGACCCCCGAGCAGCTGCGTCTGCAAGAGGCGCGCGCGCTGGCCCGGGAGAATCCGGCGGCCGTGGCCAATATCCTGAAGACCTGGCTCAGCGGCGAGCCAGCCTGA
- a CDS encoding LysE family transporter: MGGTKLLAERISFALGAASASLIWFAALIGGCRMVAPLFQRASMWRALDAVIAAIMFVMAATTIRSVFPAAA; encoded by the coding sequence GTGGGTGGCACGAAACTGCTGGCCGAGCGCATTTCGTTTGCACTCGGTGCCGCATCGGCTTCGTTGATATGGTTCGCCGCCCTGATCGGTGGATGCCGAATGGTCGCGCCATTGTTTCAGCGGGCAAGCATGTGGCGTGCTCTGGATGCCGTTATCGCTGCGATCATGTTCGTGATGGCAGCTACGACCATCCGGTCAGTTTTCCCGGCAGCCGCATAG
- a CDS encoding ABC transporter substrate-binding protein — translation MHHLHRHRSRRHFLRACAATAAIAHPVIGMAQGLAAQTTIHYGGSAWLGHYPAYLALKSGTLPAASIDLRWQSFGTSSARMSAVLSGGIDIACTGIVSALALMARGSRHFAIIAVPEDFGRVEGLFVRSDVSAIEHLRGKKIGVTFASSAHLLVLDLLAGAGLGPADVTVLNVPAPELPAAMAAGQIDAAAAWTPQFHRIRALPGIKLLADDTAFSLFKSHKVTPGPDVLVVRQAFADKNPLAVRGFLKGYFSAIAMLRDRPQEAARQLLALTGLSLADQVEAILGAQWYGSEQQRNLLKVPGTYVDGLQGLADMLVAHKQIDKAPVVGQWIDASHLA, via the coding sequence ATGCACCACTTGCATCGTCATCGCTCGCGCCGTCATTTCCTGCGCGCCTGCGCCGCCACTGCGGCCATCGCCCATCCCGTCATCGGCATGGCCCAGGGGCTGGCCGCGCAAACCACCATCCACTATGGCGGCTCGGCCTGGCTGGGCCACTATCCGGCTTATCTGGCGCTGAAAAGCGGCACGCTCCCGGCGGCGTCGATCGATCTGCGATGGCAATCCTTCGGCACCTCCTCGGCGCGCATGAGCGCCGTCCTGTCCGGTGGGATCGACATCGCCTGCACCGGCATCGTCTCGGCACTGGCGCTGATGGCGCGCGGTTCCAGGCACTTTGCCATCATCGCCGTGCCGGAGGACTTCGGCCGCGTCGAGGGCTTGTTTGTCCGCTCCGATGTCAGCGCCATCGAGCACCTGAGGGGCAAGAAAATCGGCGTGACCTTCGCCTCCAGCGCGCACCTGCTGGTGCTCGACCTGCTGGCTGGCGCGGGCCTGGGGCCTGCCGATGTGACGGTGCTGAATGTGCCGGCCCCGGAGTTGCCTGCGGCGATGGCGGCCGGCCAGATCGATGCGGCGGCGGCATGGACGCCGCAATTTCACCGGATTCGCGCGCTGCCGGGCATCAAGCTGCTCGCCGATGACACGGCGTTCTCGCTGTTCAAGAGCCACAAGGTCACCCCGGGCCCGGATGTTCTGGTGGTGCGCCAGGCGTTTGCCGACAAGAATCCGCTGGCCGTGCGCGGCTTTCTCAAGGGCTATTTCAGTGCCATCGCGATGCTGCGCGACCGCCCGCAGGAAGCCGCCCGGCAGTTGCTCGCGCTGACCGGCCTGTCGCTGGCAGACCAGGTGGAGGCCATCTTGGGGGCGCAGTGGTACGGCAGCGAACAGCAGCGGAACCTGCTCAAGGTGCCAGGCACCTATGTCGATGGACTGCAGGGTTTGGCCGACATGCTGGTGGCGCACAAACAGATCGACAAGGCCCCGGTCGTTGGCCAATGGATCGATGCCTCGCACTTGGCATGA
- a CDS encoding OPT/YSL family transporter: MRFQPTIQEAPMPASSQPGAPEGSVSTAAHFTPQFHPHALSGANLLFLALLSVFGAVIGLQLLVTLGITPNTSIIGALVAMILARIPLQILAGYRSIHFQNLAQSATSSATFGAANSLLLPIAIPFLMGRPDLVMPMFIGVSLAMLLDGYLLYRLFDTKIFPASGAWPPGVAAAQAIAAGDKGGKQAALLGAGMLVGAIGSWCKIPMAAFGTAFIGNIWALGMFGIGLLLRGYIPFDINKAYIPHGVMIGAGLVALVQISVVLIKKSPKAEATAERHAGTTLCLGTAAYILLAAGVSLLAGLYVEMSMGMLIAFILYAAFAAFMHELIVGIAAMHAGWFPAFAVALITLLLGLLLGFPVTALVVLCGFSVATGPAFADMGYDLKAGFILRGHGSDSAFELAGRKQQLIAAMLAFVIAIPVVYIAHGIYFSQGMVPPVAKVYATTISAGAVPGIAQQLFIWAIPGALIQWIGGPKRQLGVLLATGLLILNPMAGWAVAVGIALRVLLERLGGDKVRNGMEVFAGGVIAGDALFSFFNAVVKFGKK, encoded by the coding sequence ATGCGCTTTCAACCAACCATTCAAGAGGCTCCCATGCCAGCATCGTCCCAACCCGGCGCCCCTGAGGGTTCCGTCAGCACTGCAGCACACTTCACACCGCAGTTCCACCCGCATGCGCTGTCCGGCGCCAATTTGCTGTTTTTGGCGCTGCTGAGTGTCTTTGGCGCGGTGATCGGTCTTCAATTGCTGGTGACACTGGGCATCACACCCAACACGTCCATCATCGGTGCGTTGGTGGCGATGATTCTGGCGCGGATTCCGCTTCAGATCCTGGCGGGTTACCGCTCCATCCATTTCCAGAATCTTGCGCAGAGCGCAACCTCATCAGCAACTTTCGGCGCTGCCAACAGCCTGCTGCTGCCGATTGCGATTCCCTTTCTCATGGGCCGGCCTGATCTGGTGATGCCGATGTTCATCGGCGTCTCCTTGGCCATGCTTCTGGATGGCTATTTGCTGTACCGACTGTTCGACACCAAAATTTTTCCGGCCTCGGGCGCATGGCCTCCGGGCGTGGCAGCGGCGCAAGCCATCGCGGCTGGCGACAAGGGAGGAAAGCAGGCAGCACTGCTCGGGGCTGGCATGCTGGTGGGGGCCATCGGCTCATGGTGCAAGATTCCGATGGCTGCGTTTGGCACCGCATTCATCGGCAACATTTGGGCATTGGGCATGTTCGGTATCGGTCTGCTGCTGCGCGGCTACATCCCGTTCGATATCAACAAAGCCTACATACCTCACGGCGTAATGATCGGCGCCGGTTTGGTTGCGTTGGTGCAGATCAGCGTGGTACTGATCAAAAAATCGCCGAAAGCTGAAGCCACAGCCGAGCGCCACGCTGGCACCACCTTGTGCCTGGGGACAGCGGCCTACATCCTGCTGGCTGCCGGTGTCTCCCTGTTGGCTGGACTGTATGTCGAGATGTCGATGGGCATGCTCATCGCTTTCATCCTGTATGCCGCATTCGCTGCCTTCATGCATGAACTGATCGTTGGCATCGCCGCAATGCACGCGGGCTGGTTTCCCGCCTTTGCGGTGGCGCTGATCACCTTGCTGCTGGGTCTGCTGTTGGGTTTTCCGGTGACGGCATTGGTCGTGTTGTGCGGCTTTTCGGTCGCCACCGGTCCAGCCTTTGCCGATATGGGTTATGACCTCAAGGCTGGCTTCATACTGCGCGGCCATGGTTCTGATTCGGCGTTCGAGCTTGCAGGCCGCAAGCAGCAATTGATCGCCGCGATGCTGGCCTTCGTCATCGCCATTCCCGTGGTCTACATCGCGCACGGCATCTATTTTTCGCAAGGCATGGTGCCGCCGGTGGCCAAGGTGTACGCGACCACCATCAGTGCGGGCGCGGTGCCTGGTATCGCGCAGCAGCTTTTTATCTGGGCCATTCCTGGCGCACTCATTCAATGGATTGGCGGGCCTAAGCGCCAACTCGGCGTGCTGCTGGCCACTGGCTTGCTGATCCTTAACCCGATGGCCGGCTGGGCTGTGGCAGTTGGCATCGCTCTGCGCGTGTTGCTCGAAAGGCTCGGCGGTGACAAAGTGCGCAACGGCATGGAAGTTTTCGCCGGCGGCGTCATTGCGGGCGATGCGCTGTTCAGTTTTTTCAACGCGGTGGTCAAGTTCGGCAAGAAATAA
- a CDS encoding ABC transporter permease, whose product MNPDPTPRHALLATACVAVLAFLALWEGTCRSGLVDPVFLPPPSAVWARGLAMASDGALPGHVLASARRVMTGFLAATVVAIPLGIFLGMSRYARAAFDPILSLLRPLPSMSWIPLSLLWFGITETQKYSIVFMGCFAPALVYVIEATRNVDPVLIRAAQNLGASRWQVMREVVLPGSLPQILSGLKIILGLAWTCVISAELVAAREGLGFLIMNGKEFFQTEVVVLGMVMISLTVLLTDVVFRAIGRKLLRWQP is encoded by the coding sequence ATGAACCCCGATCCAACACCCCGGCATGCGCTGCTGGCCACGGCCTGCGTCGCCGTGCTGGCCTTCCTGGCGCTGTGGGAGGGCACATGCCGCAGCGGCCTGGTCGATCCGGTCTTTTTGCCGCCGCCGAGCGCCGTATGGGCGCGCGGCCTGGCCATGGCAAGCGATGGCGCGTTGCCCGGGCATGTGCTTGCCTCGGCCCGGCGCGTGATGACCGGATTCCTGGCCGCCACGGTGGTCGCGATTCCGCTGGGCATCTTTCTGGGCATGTCGCGCTATGCGCGCGCAGCCTTCGATCCCATTCTTTCCTTGCTCCGGCCCCTGCCTTCGATGAGCTGGATCCCGCTGTCGCTGCTGTGGTTCGGCATCACCGAAACGCAAAAGTACAGCATCGTCTTCATGGGCTGCTTTGCGCCGGCATTGGTCTACGTCATCGAAGCCACGCGCAATGTCGACCCTGTGCTCATTCGCGCAGCACAAAACCTGGGCGCCAGCCGCTGGCAGGTGATGCGCGAAGTGGTTCTGCCGGGCAGCCTGCCGCAGATTCTGAGCGGGCTGAAGATCATTTTGGGCCTGGCCTGGACCTGCGTCATCTCCGCAGAACTGGTCGCGGCGCGCGAAGGGCTTGGCTTTCTGATCATGAACGGCAAAGAGTTCTTTCAGACCGAGGTCGTGGTCCTGGGCATGGTCATGATCAGCCTGACCGTGCTGCTCACCGATGTGGTGTTTCGCGCCATCGGGCGCAAGCTGCTGAGGTGGCAGCCATGA
- the fliE gene encoding flagellar hook-basal body complex protein FliE, whose amino-acid sequence MDLRPPSLATPLTSAGLARRAAAPQDASQAVGQEAGFPGAFKTALQSVSAAQSRSADLQKQVQLEDPAVSLEETMVAIQKAQIGFQAALNVRNRMVQAYTDIMNMQV is encoded by the coding sequence ATGGACCTTCGCCCCCCGAGCCTTGCCACCCCGCTGACGAGCGCCGGCCTGGCGCGCCGCGCCGCCGCGCCACAAGATGCAAGCCAGGCCGTGGGCCAGGAAGCGGGATTTCCCGGCGCCTTCAAAACCGCACTGCAATCGGTCAGCGCGGCGCAAAGCCGCTCGGCCGATCTGCAAAAACAAGTGCAGTTGGAAGACCCCGCCGTCAGTCTGGAAGAAACCATGGTCGCCATCCAGAAAGCCCAGATCGGCTTTCAGGCCGCCTTGAATGTGCGCAACCGGATGGTGCAGGCCTACACCGACATCATGAACATGCAGGTCTGA
- a CDS encoding flagellar protein FliT, with the protein MSQLMDYYKAIEDSSAGMLDAARREDWDAVLRYESACAVLIGQLRFQAQLQPLRPEQRREKSRIMQRILRNDARIRCLAEPWLARCEQLLADRLPTLH; encoded by the coding sequence ATGTCGCAGTTGATGGACTATTACAAGGCGATCGAAGACAGCAGCGCCGGCATGCTCGATGCGGCCAGGCGCGAGGATTGGGATGCGGTGCTGCGCTACGAAAGTGCCTGCGCCGTGCTGATCGGGCAGTTGCGCTTTCAAGCGCAACTGCAGCCATTGCGGCCCGAGCAGCGCCGGGAGAAGTCGCGCATCATGCAGCGCATCTTGCGCAACGACGCCCGGATCCGTTGCCTGGCCGAGCCTTGGCTGGCCCGGTGCGAGCAGTTGCTGGCCGACCGGTTGCCGACGCTGCACTGA
- a CDS encoding FliH/SctL family protein, producing MTPSSSPHPGLRFIPREALGAVTPWKFGAVDGSDLIAPAPAPEPVAQIPVGIDTAAQQALIEQARAEAHAEGFAQGQEQTAAAWQRRMDEYLAGQGRTAATRLQALLQTLDASLSALQQQMAQQLLELACDIARQVLRQELSVNPRSLLPVVRQALTMLVTEGRPATVRLNPADLEALAQPLREAGDAPGVHWLADAAVPAGGCLVEAAGAMVDGRIDKRWQRAIAALGLQSPWQEGAAGDGDER from the coding sequence ATGACACCTTCGTCTAGCCCGCATCCTGGCCTGCGCTTCATTCCCCGCGAGGCGCTGGGCGCTGTCACGCCGTGGAAGTTTGGCGCGGTCGATGGCTCCGACCTGATCGCGCCCGCGCCTGCGCCCGAGCCGGTGGCGCAAATCCCGGTCGGGATCGACACCGCTGCGCAGCAGGCGCTGATCGAGCAGGCCCGCGCCGAGGCCCATGCCGAGGGCTTTGCCCAGGGCCAGGAGCAGACTGCGGCGGCATGGCAGCGCCGCATGGATGAATACCTTGCCGGGCAGGGGCGCACGGCGGCGACCCGTTTGCAAGCGCTGCTGCAAACGCTGGATGCGAGCCTGTCGGCGCTGCAGCAGCAGATGGCGCAGCAACTGCTGGAGCTGGCCTGCGACATCGCGCGCCAGGTGCTGCGCCAGGAGCTATCGGTCAACCCCCGCTCCTTGCTGCCCGTGGTGCGGCAGGCGCTGACCATGCTGGTGACCGAGGGCCGGCCCGCCACCGTGCGCCTGAACCCGGCCGACCTCGAGGCGCTGGCGCAGCCCTTGCGGGAGGCCGGCGATGCCCCGGGCGTGCACTGGCTCGCCGACGCCGCCGTGCCTGCCGGCGGCTGCCTGGTGGAGGCCGCCGGCGCCATGGTCGATGGCCGCATCGACAAGCGCTGGCAGCGGGCCATCGCGGCGCTGGGTTTGCAGTCGCCGTGGCAGGAAGGCGCGGCAGGTGATGGCGATGAGCGTTGA
- the fliS gene encoding flagellar export chaperone FliS — translation MFSAYSPRAANAYQRIDVETSMYALDQHQLVSLLYGGVLHSIATARGALARGDVLGKVNGIAKAIRILQEGLGISLDRAGGGELANNLGALYDYCVRRLTLANARNDDAMLQEVMLLIRPVAQGWDGIRNTRADAPAAAQSMLAGV, via the coding sequence ATGTTCAGCGCCTACAGCCCCCGTGCCGCCAACGCTTATCAGCGCATCGATGTGGAGACCAGCATGTACGCGCTGGACCAGCACCAACTGGTCAGTCTGCTGTATGGCGGGGTCTTGCATTCGATTGCCACGGCGCGCGGCGCCTTGGCGCGCGGCGATGTGTTGGGCAAGGTCAATGGCATTGCCAAGGCGATCCGGATTTTGCAAGAGGGCCTGGGCATTTCGCTGGACCGGGCCGGCGGCGGCGAACTGGCCAACAACCTGGGGGCGCTGTACGACTACTGCGTGCGCCGCCTGACGCTGGCCAATGCCCGCAATGACGATGCGATGCTGCAGGAGGTCATGCTGCTGATCAGGCCGGTGGCCCAGGGCTGGGATGGCATCAGGAACACGCGCGCCGACGCCCCGGCCGCAGCCCAATCCATGTTGGCAGGAGTTTGA
- the fliG gene encoding flagellar motor switch protein FliG, with translation MDDQGLHDAAILLMSLGEEDAAEVFKHFSPKEVQKLGETIARMRSVSREKVDEVINRFASAAAAQSLLVTDTGNYVRSVLRRALGDDKAGMLIDRILQGGDVSGIESLKWMDPLSVAELLRNEHPQIVAAILVHLDSDHASGILTHLGERQRSEVMLRVATLEGIQPTALKDLNEVLFKVLAGGDKVRKSSLGGIKAAAEIINLLGGNMDTMVLESIRSHDPDLAQKIMDKMFVFEDLLKLDDRAIQIALTEVPSETLIVALKGAAPELREKFLSNMGNRAAEALREDLESLGPIRLSEVETQQKEILKTVRRLSEEGQIVIGGSGDDTFV, from the coding sequence ATGGACGACCAAGGTCTGCACGATGCCGCCATCTTGCTGATGTCGCTGGGCGAGGAGGATGCGGCCGAGGTGTTCAAGCATTTCTCGCCCAAGGAGGTGCAAAAGCTCGGCGAAACCATCGCCCGCATGCGCTCGGTCTCGCGCGAGAAGGTCGACGAAGTGATCAACCGCTTCGCCAGCGCGGCGGCGGCGCAAAGCCTGTTGGTGACCGATACCGGCAACTACGTTCGCTCCGTGCTCAGGCGCGCGCTCGGCGACGACAAGGCCGGGATGCTGATCGATCGCATCCTGCAAGGCGGGGATGTGTCCGGCATCGAGAGCCTCAAGTGGATGGACCCGCTGTCGGTGGCCGAGTTGCTGCGCAATGAGCACCCGCAGATCGTGGCGGCGATCCTGGTGCATCTGGACAGCGACCATGCCTCGGGCATCCTGACGCACCTGGGCGAGCGCCAGCGCAGCGAGGTCATGCTGCGCGTGGCGACGCTGGAGGGGATTCAGCCCACGGCCCTCAAGGATCTCAACGAGGTGCTGTTCAAGGTGCTGGCCGGCGGCGACAAGGTGCGCAAGAGCTCGCTCGGCGGGATCAAGGCGGCCGCCGAAATCATCAACCTGCTGGGCGGCAACATGGACACCATGGTGCTGGAGTCCATCCGCAGCCACGACCCGGACCTGGCGCAAAAGATCATGGACAAGATGTTCGTCTTCGAGGACCTGCTCAAGCTCGACGACAGGGCGATACAGATTGCGCTCACCGAGGTGCCCTCCGAGACCTTGATCGTGGCCCTCAAGGGCGCGGCGCCGGAACTGCGCGAGAAGTTCCTCTCGAACATGGGCAACCGCGCTGCCGAGGCGTTGCGCGAAGACCTGGAATCTCTTGGCCCGATCCGGCTGTCGGAGGTCGAGACCCAGCAAAAGGAAATCCTCAAGACCGTGCGGCGCCTGTCCGAAGAAGGTCAAATCGTGATCGGAGGCAGTGGGGATGACACCTTCGTCTAG
- a CDS encoding ABC transporter ATP-binding protein, with product MIALEAVAKRYGLFQALDRIDMQVAPGEFVVLLGASGCGKSTLLNLIAGFDAPSSGRVLVNGRQVQGVTAHCGMVFQQYALFPWLSVLDNVCFGLKMKGVARAERRQTAQHFIAMVGLEGFEHHYPKALSGGMRQRVSIARVLANDPDVILLDEPFAALDAMTRQVLQQELLQIYAHSGKTIVFITHSIDEALLLSTRMLIMSARPGRVACDIRNDLPQPRTADIQLSARYNALKSQIWNQVQAEVMRSLESRAA from the coding sequence ATGATCGCGCTCGAAGCGGTCGCCAAGCGCTATGGCCTGTTCCAGGCCCTCGATCGCATCGACATGCAGGTTGCGCCGGGCGAATTCGTGGTGCTGCTGGGCGCATCGGGCTGTGGCAAATCCACCTTGCTCAACCTCATCGCGGGTTTCGATGCGCCTTCGTCCGGCCGCGTGCTCGTCAATGGCCGGCAAGTCCAGGGCGTCACCGCGCATTGCGGCATGGTCTTTCAGCAATACGCGCTGTTTCCGTGGCTGAGCGTGCTGGACAACGTCTGCTTCGGGCTGAAGATGAAGGGCGTCGCGCGCGCCGAGCGGCGCCAGACGGCGCAGCACTTCATCGCAATGGTCGGGCTGGAGGGCTTTGAGCACCACTATCCGAAGGCGCTGTCCGGCGGCATGCGCCAGCGGGTCTCGATCGCGCGCGTGCTGGCCAACGACCCCGACGTGATCTTGCTCGACGAGCCGTTCGCTGCGCTGGATGCGATGACGCGCCAAGTGCTGCAACAAGAGCTGCTGCAAATCTACGCCCACAGCGGCAAGACCATCGTCTTCATCACGCATTCGATCGACGAGGCCCTGTTGCTGTCCACCAGAATGCTGATCATGAGCGCCCGCCCCGGCCGCGTGGCTTGCGACATCCGCAACGACCTGCCACAGCCGCGCACGGCGGACATTCAGCTCTCGGCGCGCTACAACGCGCTGAAGTCGCAGATCTGGAACCAGGTGCAGGCCGAAGTCATGCGCAGCCTGGAGAGCCGGGCCGCCTGA
- a CDS encoding NAD(P)/FAD-dependent oxidoreductase — translation MNDQPDKIRRSHPGYRAGSGWNLMLAPRLAHTTAPSARDFDAIVIGAGFTGLAAARRIAQLQPQASVLVVDATTIGDGASGRNSGFLISLPHNTGMAGHGSPAAVARKQIRLYDMGLQWLHGIVTQQAIECDWSPAGKFHAAATKDGERSLRTTLAQYRQWGVGYRELDADALHDAFGTAYYRYGYHSAHSVFVQPAALSRGLADSLPANVHLWEGEPVTGLRGSGPFQVQTASTTLRAGRVIVANNGFATRLGLARDRIFTIYTYAALTPVLAERERAKQGPDSEWGLIPANRLGTTLRKTRDGRLMVRSAYSYQAELPLARVRDMLQDCYRRRYPGMAAHAFEYVWGGATALTRNGALYFGEVRNGLYVSLGCNGAGVLKGTMFGKLLGEMAAGHHSPELSDALGLQRPNWLPPDPIRRIAVVSALKWHKHRAGLER, via the coding sequence ATGAACGATCAACCCGACAAAATCAGGCGCAGCCACCCCGGCTATCGGGCCGGCTCAGGGTGGAACCTGATGCTGGCGCCACGCTTGGCACACACCACCGCCCCGAGCGCGCGGGATTTCGACGCGATCGTGATCGGCGCCGGCTTCACCGGCTTGGCGGCAGCCCGCAGAATCGCACAACTGCAACCCCAGGCCAGCGTGCTGGTGGTCGACGCGACAACCATCGGCGACGGCGCATCGGGCCGCAATTCCGGCTTTCTGATCAGCTTGCCGCACAACACCGGCATGGCAGGCCACGGCAGCCCCGCCGCAGTGGCGCGCAAGCAGATCCGGCTGTATGACATGGGCTTGCAGTGGCTGCACGGCATCGTCACGCAACAGGCCATCGAATGCGACTGGAGCCCGGCCGGAAAATTCCATGCGGCGGCCACCAAGGATGGCGAGCGCAGCCTGCGCACCACGCTGGCACAGTATCGGCAGTGGGGCGTCGGCTACCGCGAACTGGATGCCGACGCATTGCACGACGCCTTCGGAACGGCTTACTACCGCTACGGTTACCACTCGGCCCACAGCGTGTTCGTGCAACCGGCCGCATTGAGCCGCGGGCTGGCGGACAGCCTTCCGGCCAACGTGCACCTCTGGGAAGGCGAGCCGGTGACGGGACTTCGAGGGTCAGGCCCCTTTCAGGTGCAAACCGCCAGCACCACGCTGCGGGCGGGCCGCGTCATCGTGGCCAACAACGGCTTTGCCACCCGGCTGGGCTTGGCGCGCGACCGCATCTTCACGATCTACACCTACGCGGCGCTGACGCCGGTGCTTGCCGAGCGCGAGCGCGCCAAGCAAGGCCCGGACAGCGAGTGGGGGCTGATCCCCGCCAACCGGCTCGGGACCACGCTGCGCAAAACCCGGGACGGGCGACTGATGGTCCGCAGCGCATATTCCTACCAGGCAGAGCTACCCCTGGCCAGAGTGCGGGACATGCTGCAAGACTGCTACCGGCGCCGCTATCCGGGCATGGCCGCGCATGCGTTCGAGTATGTTTGGGGCGGGGCCACCGCATTGACACGCAACGGCGCCCTTTATTTCGGCGAGGTCAGAAACGGCCTTTACGTCTCGCTCGGCTGCAACGGCGCAGGCGTGCTCAAAGGCACGATGTTCGGCAAACTGCTCGGAGAAATGGCGGCCGGCCACCACTCCCCCGAACTGAGCGATGCACTCGGCTTGCAGCGGCCCAATTGGCTGCCTCCTGATCCGATTCGCCGTATCGCCGTGGTTTCGGCGCTGAAGTGGCACAAGCATCGCGCCGGGCTGGAGCGATAG